One region of Micromonospora ureilytica genomic DNA includes:
- a CDS encoding MFS transporter → MPDARQLRTILIAVSIALMAVIASVSGLNVAQTHMAVEFGASQSTILWIINIYTLALAALLLPLGAIGDRLGRKSMLIAGLGVFGAAHVVAGLAPTAEVMLAARVASGIGAAMIMPITLAVITSTFPEDQRGKAIGVWTGVAGGGGILGMFLSALLVDVADWRWLFALPAALVLVALAMTLKSVPDSREKSAHRFDTVGALLSTVAVVGLIFVLQEGPDRGWTAPATLTSLAVGLIATVGFVAWELHRRDASLLDVRLFRERGLAGGSVTLLVVFGVQAGIGVVLFPFFQAVLGWSGLLSTAALMPMAVMMMIASGLAPRLTARIGARSTMATGIALGGVALALMALFVSVDGGYLSILPGLLAMGLGMGLSMTPSTEVITGSLSREKQGVASALNDVTREFGTALGVALLGALVSAGYRSSIDDRLHDIPQGAADTAREGIANAVAAAGGTDTHAQDLLHAAQQSFVGGWQQAMWAGVAVMGALFLYIALRGPKNTVPVIRDETAATEAVAVL, encoded by the coding sequence ATGGCCGTCATCGCGTCGGTTTCCGGGCTGAACGTCGCGCAGACCCACATGGCCGTGGAGTTCGGCGCCTCGCAGAGCACGATCCTGTGGATCATCAACATCTACACCCTCGCCCTGGCCGCGCTCCTGTTGCCGCTCGGTGCGATCGGCGACCGCCTGGGCCGCAAGTCCATGCTGATCGCCGGGCTCGGTGTCTTCGGTGCCGCGCACGTCGTGGCGGGCCTGGCCCCGACGGCGGAGGTCATGCTCGCCGCGCGTGTGGCCAGCGGTATCGGCGCAGCAATGATCATGCCGATCACCCTGGCCGTCATCACCTCCACCTTCCCCGAGGACCAGCGTGGCAAGGCGATCGGCGTGTGGACCGGCGTCGCCGGGGGTGGCGGCATCCTGGGCATGTTCCTCTCGGCCCTCCTCGTCGACGTCGCCGACTGGCGCTGGCTGTTCGCCCTGCCGGCGGCTCTGGTCCTCGTGGCCCTGGCCATGACGCTGAAGTCGGTCCCCGACTCCCGCGAGAAGTCGGCCCATCGCTTCGACACCGTCGGCGCGCTGCTCTCCACAGTGGCCGTGGTCGGCCTCATCTTCGTCCTGCAGGAAGGCCCCGACCGCGGCTGGACCGCCCCCGCCACCCTGACCAGCCTCGCCGTCGGCCTCATCGCCACCGTCGGCTTCGTGGCCTGGGAGCTGCACCGCCGCGACGCCTCGCTGCTGGACGTGCGGCTGTTCCGAGAGCGCGGCCTGGCCGGCGGCTCGGTCACGCTGCTCGTGGTATTCGGTGTCCAGGCTGGCATCGGGGTGGTCCTCTTCCCGTTCTTCCAGGCCGTGCTCGGCTGGTCGGGCCTGCTGTCCACGGCCGCGCTGATGCCGATGGCAGTCATGATGATGATTGCCTCCGGCCTGGCCCCCAGGCTCACCGCACGAATCGGCGCCCGCTCGACGATGGCCACCGGCATTGCGCTGGGCGGCGTCGCCTTGGCGCTCATGGCCCTGTTCGTCTCCGTCGACGGCGGATACCTGTCCATCCTGCCCGGCCTGCTCGCCATGGGCCTCGGCATGGGCCTGTCGATGACCCCATCCACCGAGGTCATCACCGGCTCCCTGTCGCGGGAGAAGCAGGGCGTTGCCTCCGCGCTCAACGACGTCACCCGCGAGTTCGGCACCGCGCTCGGCGTCGCCCTGCTCGGAGCGCTCGTGTCCGCCGGCTATCGCAGCAGCATCGACGACAGGCTCCACGACATCCCCCAGGGGGCCGCGGACACCGCCCGGGAGGGCATCGCCAACGCCGTTGCGGCGGCGGGCGGCACGGACACCCACGCGCAGGACCTGCTCCACGCCGCCCAGCAGTCCTTCGTCGGCGGCTGGCAGCAGGCCATGTGGGCAGGCGTCGCCGTCATGGGGGCACTCTTCCTCTACATCGCCCTCCGCGGCCCGAAGAACACGGTCCCCGTCATCAGGGACGAGACAGCAGCCACCGAGGCCGTCGCCGTCCTCTGA
- a CDS encoding holo-ACP synthase, producing MIVAVGIDVVLVDRFARALARTPLLADRLFTEAERHTRSGNPRSPESLAARFAAKEAVAKALGAPAGLNWHDCEIVPDPDGRPWLAVSGTVAAVADARGVNHWHLSLSHDGGIASAMVVAER from the coding sequence GTGATCGTCGCTGTCGGCATCGACGTCGTCCTGGTCGACCGGTTCGCCCGGGCCCTGGCACGGACGCCGCTGCTCGCCGACCGGCTCTTCACCGAGGCCGAGCGGCACACCCGCTCCGGCAACCCGCGCTCGCCCGAATCGCTCGCCGCCCGGTTCGCCGCCAAGGAGGCGGTGGCGAAGGCCCTCGGCGCTCCGGCCGGGCTGAACTGGCACGACTGCGAGATCGTGCCCGACCCGGACGGCCGCCCCTGGCTGGCCGTCTCCGGCACTGTCGCGGCGGTGGCCGACGCGCGTGGGGTAAACCACTGGCATCTCTCGTTGTCGCACGACGGCGGGATCGCCTCGGCGATGGTGGTCGCGGAACGATGA
- the alr gene encoding alanine racemase has product MWQAEVRVDLDAIRENVSRLRSGTTAELMAVVKADGYGHGMLPAARAALDAGADWLGVCTLDEALTLRRAGVTVPVLAWLLAPGLPLHEGVSAGVDLGTASLAQLDEMIEASRLAGRPARLHLKIDTGLSRGGATVADWPALLDAAAKAQADGLVEVVGVWSHFVYADSPGHPTTDRQLAVFHEGLAMVERAGLRPRWRHLANSAATLTRPDTHFDLVRPGLAIYGLSPVAGETYGLRPAMTARARVMLTKRVPAGTGISYGHAYTTEADANLAVVPLGYADGVPRHASNTGPVQLGGVRRTISGRVCMDQFVLDCGDDPVADGDVATLFGSGVDGEPTADDWAEAVGTINYEIVTRFGGTRVPRVYDGEKP; this is encoded by the coding sequence ATGTGGCAGGCCGAGGTACGCGTCGATCTTGACGCCATCCGCGAGAACGTGAGCAGGCTCCGTTCCGGCACCACCGCCGAGTTGATGGCGGTGGTGAAGGCCGACGGGTACGGCCATGGCATGCTTCCGGCCGCCCGCGCGGCGCTCGACGCCGGCGCGGACTGGCTCGGCGTCTGCACCCTCGACGAGGCGCTCACCCTGCGGCGGGCCGGCGTGACAGTGCCGGTGCTGGCCTGGCTGCTCGCGCCCGGGTTGCCGCTGCACGAGGGGGTCAGCGCCGGGGTGGACCTGGGCACGGCCAGCCTGGCGCAATTGGACGAGATGATCGAGGCGAGTCGCCTGGCCGGGCGCCCCGCCCGCCTGCACCTCAAGATCGATACGGGGCTGTCGCGGGGTGGCGCGACAGTCGCCGACTGGCCCGCGCTGCTGGACGCCGCCGCGAAGGCGCAGGCCGACGGCCTGGTCGAGGTGGTCGGCGTGTGGAGCCACTTCGTGTACGCGGACTCGCCCGGCCACCCCACCACCGACCGCCAACTGGCCGTCTTCCACGAGGGGCTGGCCATGGTCGAGCGGGCCGGGCTGCGACCGCGCTGGCGGCACCTCGCCAACTCGGCCGCCACCCTCACCCGCCCGGACACCCACTTCGACCTGGTTCGCCCCGGCCTGGCCATCTACGGGCTCTCCCCGGTGGCCGGCGAGACGTACGGATTGCGGCCGGCGATGACCGCCCGCGCCCGGGTGATGCTCACCAAGCGGGTGCCCGCCGGCACCGGCATCTCCTACGGGCACGCCTACACGACGGAAGCCGACGCGAACCTGGCCGTGGTGCCGCTCGGCTACGCCGACGGGGTTCCCCGGCACGCGTCCAACACCGGCCCGGTGCAGCTCGGCGGCGTACGCCGGACGATCTCGGGGCGGGTCTGCATGGACCAGTTCGTGCTCGACTGCGGCGACGACCCGGTGGCCGACGGCGACGTGGCGACACTCTTCGGCAGCGGCGTCGACGGCGAGCCGACCGCGGACGACTGGGCCGAGGCGGTCGGCACGATCAACTACGAGATCGTCACCCGGTTCGGTGGCACGCGGGTGCCCCGGGTCTACGACGGCGAAAAACCGTGA
- a CDS encoding MmpS family transport accessory protein — translation MGWPTPGGQPPAAGWPPPGTGWPPPGYPPPYAYPGYPQVPGKPPASSGRIVGIVVAVVVALVLLLCGCLCVGGLWLGSTNPDSVAEDPWVVPDDDGWTPPSAGPLIPERPTTRPSTAAPTPSKKPITRPTSGPAPVTVDYEVTGSGTADIAYYDAESDLMHVDGATLPWRTTIRTNGQTRVMVQATGPDINNATPIDCTVTISGAGKPVVIKKQGYYGISCAPE, via the coding sequence GTGGGATGGCCCACGCCCGGCGGGCAGCCGCCGGCCGCCGGCTGGCCGCCGCCCGGCACCGGATGGCCGCCGCCCGGCTATCCGCCGCCGTACGCCTACCCCGGGTATCCGCAGGTCCCCGGCAAGCCGCCCGCGAGCAGCGGGCGGATCGTCGGGATCGTCGTCGCGGTCGTCGTGGCGCTCGTCCTCCTCCTGTGTGGCTGCCTCTGCGTGGGTGGCCTGTGGCTCGGCTCGACCAACCCGGACTCGGTCGCCGAGGATCCGTGGGTCGTCCCCGACGACGACGGCTGGACCCCACCGAGCGCCGGGCCGCTCATCCCGGAGCGACCCACCACCAGGCCATCCACCGCGGCGCCCACCCCCAGCAAGAAGCCGATCACCCGACCGACCTCGGGACCGGCGCCGGTGACAGTGGACTACGAGGTGACCGGCTCGGGTACGGCGGACATTGCGTACTACGACGCCGAGAGCGATCTCATGCATGTCGACGGCGCGACACTGCCGTGGCGCACCACCATTCGGACCAACGGCCAGACCAGGGTGATGGTGCAGGCCACCGGGCCCGACATCAACAACGCCACGCCAATCGACTGCACCGTCACGATCAGCGGCGCCGGCAAGCCGGTGGTCATCAAGAAACAGGGGTATTACGGCATCTCCTGCGCGCCAGAGTGA
- the glmS gene encoding glutamine--fructose-6-phosphate transaminase (isomerizing) gives MCGIVGYAGARPALGIVLDGLRRLEYRGYDSAGVAIVCDDQLLTEKKAGKLANLEKVLSERAADDPTSCAASPIGIGDGTTGIGHTRWATHGGPTDRNAHPHVAPDGRVAVIHNGIIENFAKLRAELEADGVQFTSDTDTECAAHLLAAALADLRAAGQPDSPQLLAAGMRVVCQRLEGAFTLLAVDASVPGAVVGARRNSPLVVGRGDGENYLASDVAAFIEHTREAVELGQDQIVLITGDSIEITDFEGQPAAGKDFHIDWDSSAAEKGGYDWFMLKEIEEQPQAIADTLLGRLTETGEIALDEVRLSDQDLRDVDKIFIVACGTAYHAGMVAKYAIEHWTRIPCEVELASEFRYRDPVLDRSTLIVVISQSGETMDTLMALRHAKEQKARVLAICNTNGSTIPRESDAVLYTHGGPEIAVASTKAFLTQVVACYLIGLHLAQVRGIKFADEVGAVVAQLQEIPGKLRELLDRIEPVRELARELKSEPTVLFIGRHVGYPVALEGALKLKELAYMHAEGFAAGELKHGPIALIDEGTPVICVVPSPVGRGMLHDKVVSNIQEVRARGARTIVIAEEGDEAVVRYADHLIYVPRTPTLLAPLVTTVPLQVLAAEIAAARGHDVDQPRNLAKSVTVE, from the coding sequence ATGTGTGGAATCGTGGGATACGCGGGCGCGCGCCCTGCACTCGGCATCGTCCTCGACGGGCTGCGGCGGCTGGAATACCGCGGCTACGACTCAGCAGGCGTCGCGATCGTCTGCGACGACCAGCTGCTGACCGAGAAGAAGGCCGGCAAGCTGGCCAACCTGGAGAAGGTGCTGTCCGAGCGGGCCGCCGACGACCCGACCTCCTGCGCGGCGAGCCCGATCGGCATCGGTGACGGCACCACAGGCATCGGGCACACCCGGTGGGCCACCCACGGCGGCCCGACCGACCGCAACGCCCACCCGCACGTCGCCCCCGACGGGCGGGTCGCGGTGATCCATAACGGCATCATCGAGAACTTCGCCAAACTCCGCGCCGAGCTGGAGGCCGACGGCGTCCAGTTCACCAGCGACACCGACACCGAGTGCGCCGCGCACCTGCTCGCCGCCGCGCTGGCCGACCTACGCGCCGCCGGCCAACCGGACAGCCCCCAACTGCTCGCCGCCGGCATGCGCGTGGTCTGCCAGCGGCTGGAGGGCGCGTTCACCCTGCTCGCCGTGGACGCCTCGGTGCCCGGTGCGGTGGTCGGCGCCCGGCGCAACTCGCCGCTTGTCGTCGGTCGCGGCGACGGAGAGAACTACCTGGCCAGCGACGTGGCCGCGTTCATCGAGCACACCCGCGAAGCGGTCGAGCTGGGCCAGGACCAGATCGTGCTGATCACCGGTGACAGCATCGAGATCACCGACTTCGAGGGCCAGCCCGCCGCCGGCAAGGACTTCCACATCGACTGGGACTCCTCGGCCGCCGAGAAGGGCGGCTACGACTGGTTCATGCTCAAGGAGATCGAGGAGCAGCCGCAGGCCATCGCCGACACGCTGCTCGGCCGGCTCACCGAGACCGGTGAGATCGCCCTCGACGAGGTCCGCCTCAGCGACCAGGATCTGCGCGACGTCGACAAGATCTTCATCGTGGCCTGCGGCACGGCGTACCACGCCGGCATGGTCGCCAAGTACGCCATCGAGCACTGGACCCGGATCCCGTGCGAGGTGGAACTGGCCAGCGAGTTCCGCTACCGCGACCCGGTGCTCGACCGGTCCACGCTGATCGTGGTCATCTCGCAGTCCGGCGAAACGATGGACACCCTGATGGCGCTGCGCCACGCCAAGGAGCAGAAGGCCCGGGTGCTGGCGATCTGCAACACCAACGGCTCGACCATCCCCCGCGAGTCCGACGCCGTGCTCTACACCCACGGTGGGCCGGAGATCGCCGTCGCCTCCACCAAGGCGTTCCTCACCCAGGTCGTCGCCTGCTACCTGATCGGCCTGCACCTGGCCCAGGTGCGCGGGATCAAGTTCGCCGACGAGGTCGGCGCGGTGGTCGCGCAGTTGCAGGAGATTCCCGGCAAGCTGCGTGAGCTGCTCGACCGGATCGAGCCCGTCCGCGAGCTGGCCCGGGAGCTGAAGTCCGAGCCGACAGTGCTGTTCATCGGCCGGCACGTCGGCTACCCGGTGGCCCTGGAGGGCGCGCTGAAGCTCAAGGAATTGGCGTACATGCACGCCGAGGGCTTCGCCGCCGGTGAGCTGAAGCACGGCCCGATCGCCCTGATCGACGAGGGCACCCCTGTCATCTGCGTGGTGCCCTCGCCGGTCGGCCGGGGCATGCTGCACGACAAGGTCGTCTCCAACATCCAGGAGGTCCGGGCTCGTGGCGCGCGGACCATCGTCATCGCGGAGGAGGGTGACGAGGCCGTCGTCCGGTACGCCGACCACCTGATCTACGTGCCGCGTACGCCCACCCTGCTGGCCCCGCTCGTCACCACCGTGCCGTTGCAGGTGCTGGCCGCCGAGATCGCCGCCGCCCGGGGGCACGACGTGGACCAGCCCCGCAACCTGGCCAAGTCGGTCACCGTCGAGTAA
- a CDS encoding alpha/beta hydrolase, which translates to MSGVGYRQLWAVDPDGWRAAGAAWAGLTGPLARRVDGLRAAGGRLRGGWSGAAATAADARLAGLRDELASIAPALIEVDQVLAELAGRLTVAKARLTLAVAQADAAGLLVDRSGGVRVDPARVRPTDRAGVAAAGVAVAGVAAALRAALDGAAAADRAAAGRLDELAGAAGAGWASPPPPGRPAPGAAPALVSAWWSGLTPAQRRWLIGHEPALVGRLDGVPVAARDQANRLRLDVWRAELLAERRRLLSRVPPGPLASIRLRGLAGRLAGLDALVERLTAGGAPRAYLLGLDPAGEGRVVVALGDPDHADRVLTYVPGMTAGLDDAPGELGRAARVLDRCAALAPGERSAAVLWLDYDAPDLLNEAASAGQARDAGPALHRFQEGLRASHDGPPARQTVLGHSYGSLVVGVAAREHGLAADALVFVGSPGVGASHAAELGVPPGEVWASTAPDDVIRAARPPEELGRRALLRTVPLAAVLGWPDQAGHQLWFGHDPSDPGFGGRVFGSGRGGHTGYWDPGNPALDGMARVVLGR; encoded by the coding sequence GTGAGCGGCGTCGGCTACCGACAGCTGTGGGCTGTCGATCCGGACGGGTGGCGGGCCGCCGGGGCTGCGTGGGCGGGGTTGACCGGGCCACTCGCTCGGCGCGTCGACGGGCTGCGCGCGGCCGGCGGGCGGTTGCGGGGCGGTTGGTCGGGTGCGGCAGCCACGGCGGCGGACGCTCGGCTCGCCGGTCTTCGTGACGAGCTGGCCTCGATCGCACCCGCGCTGATCGAGGTCGACCAGGTGCTGGCCGAGTTGGCCGGTCGGCTGACGGTGGCGAAGGCACGGCTCACCCTGGCGGTTGCCCAGGCCGATGCTGCCGGTCTGCTGGTGGACCGCTCGGGCGGGGTTCGGGTCGATCCCGCCCGGGTTCGGCCCACCGACCGGGCCGGCGTGGCAGCGGCGGGGGTGGCCGTGGCCGGGGTGGCCGCGGCCCTGCGGGCCGCGCTCGACGGGGCAGCAGCAGCGGACCGGGCCGCCGCCGGCCGCCTGGACGAGCTGGCGGGAGCCGCCGGGGCCGGCTGGGCGTCCCCGCCCCCGCCGGGCCGGCCGGCCCCCGGCGCCGCGCCCGCGCTGGTCAGCGCCTGGTGGTCCGGGCTGACCCCGGCGCAGCGACGGTGGCTGATCGGGCACGAGCCGGCTCTGGTCGGCCGGTTGGACGGGGTGCCGGTGGCCGCCCGCGACCAGGCCAACCGGTTACGGCTCGACGTCTGGCGCGCGGAGTTGCTGGCCGAGCGGCGACGGCTGCTGTCCCGGGTGCCGCCGGGGCCGCTCGCGTCGATCCGGCTGCGTGGGTTGGCCGGACGGTTGGCCGGCCTGGACGCGCTGGTTGAGCGGCTGACGGCCGGCGGGGCGCCGCGGGCGTACCTGCTGGGGTTGGATCCGGCCGGTGAGGGCCGGGTGGTGGTGGCGCTCGGCGACCCGGACCACGCCGACCGGGTGCTGACCTACGTGCCGGGGATGACCGCCGGCCTGGACGACGCCCCCGGCGAGTTGGGCAGAGCGGCTCGGGTGCTGGACCGGTGCGCCGCGCTCGCCCCGGGTGAGCGCAGCGCGGCGGTGCTCTGGTTGGACTACGACGCCCCTGATCTGCTCAACGAGGCCGCCTCGGCGGGCCAGGCCCGGGACGCCGGCCCGGCGTTGCACCGCTTCCAGGAGGGGCTGCGCGCCAGCCACGACGGGCCACCGGCCCGGCAGACCGTGCTGGGGCACAGCTACGGGTCGCTGGTGGTGGGGGTGGCCGCCCGGGAGCACGGGCTCGCCGCCGACGCGCTGGTCTTCGTCGGCTCGCCAGGTGTCGGCGCGTCGCACGCCGCCGAGCTGGGCGTGCCACCGGGCGAGGTCTGGGCGAGCACCGCCCCCGACGACGTGATCCGGGCGGCTCGGCCACCGGAGGAGCTGGGCCGACGGGCCCTGCTGCGTACGGTTCCGTTGGCCGCCGTGCTGGGCTGGCCCGACCAGGCCGGGCACCAGTTGTGGTTCGGGCACGACCCGTCGGATCCCGGGTTCGGCGGTCGGGTCTTCGGCAGTGGGCGAGGCGGCCACACCGGTTACTGGGACCCGGGCAATCCCGCGCTGGACGGGATGGCCCGGGTCGTCCTGGGCCGCTGA
- a CDS encoding NAD(P)H-hydrate dehydratase has protein sequence MRAVWRVADVRAAEAGLMGTLPEGTLMQRAAAGLARRAGLLLAERGGVYGGHVLLLVGSGDNGGDALYAGERLARRGVQVAALLLTPGRAHAAGLAALRAAGGRLVPSPAGPVDLVLDGIVGIGGTGGLRANADEVVQRLGDLRGRDGERATVLAVDVPSGVAVDTGHVPLSASGRPTAVRADVTVAFGALKPALVVGPAAALAGQVELVDIGLRPWLRGTPALRVTEWSDLVDWWPELGPASEKYTRGVVGVATGSATYPGAAVLSVGGALAGPTGLVRYAGGARAEVLHQHPSVIASGRVADAGRVQAWVCGSGLGTGADAAAELRAVLAAPVPVVLDADALTLLVDGSLADRLRGRDAPIVVTPHDREFTRLCGEEPGADRVGAALRLAAWMNAVVLLKGDRTVIGTPDGRAYVNPTGTPALATGGTGDVLAGLLGSLLAAGVPADRAAASAAYLHGLAGREAARSGPVTAPDVATALRPVLARLG, from the coding sequence ATGAGAGCGGTGTGGCGGGTTGCCGACGTACGGGCGGCCGAGGCGGGGTTGATGGGCACGCTGCCGGAGGGGACGCTGATGCAGCGGGCCGCCGCCGGCCTGGCCCGCCGCGCCGGGCTCCTGCTCGCCGAACGGGGCGGGGTCTACGGCGGCCACGTGCTGCTGCTGGTCGGCTCCGGTGACAACGGCGGCGACGCGTTGTACGCGGGGGAACGGCTGGCCCGGCGAGGTGTCCAGGTGGCCGCACTGCTGCTCACCCCGGGGCGGGCGCACGCCGCCGGGCTGGCCGCGCTGCGAGCCGCCGGCGGCCGGCTGGTGCCGAGCCCGGCGGGCCCGGTCGACCTGGTCCTCGACGGCATCGTCGGCATCGGTGGCACCGGCGGGCTCCGGGCCAACGCGGACGAGGTGGTCCAGCGCCTCGGCGACCTGCGCGGACGCGACGGGGAGCGGGCCACAGTGCTGGCGGTCGACGTGCCCAGCGGGGTCGCGGTCGACACCGGCCACGTGCCGCTGTCCGCGTCCGGCCGACCCACAGCGGTCCGCGCCGATGTGACGGTGGCCTTCGGCGCGCTGAAGCCCGCCCTGGTGGTCGGCCCGGCCGCCGCGCTGGCCGGGCAGGTCGAGCTTGTCGACATCGGGCTGCGTCCGTGGCTGCGCGGCACCCCGGCGCTGCGGGTCACCGAGTGGTCCGACCTGGTCGACTGGTGGCCCGAGCTGGGCCCGGCGTCGGAGAAGTACACCCGGGGCGTGGTGGGGGTGGCGACCGGCTCGGCGACCTACCCCGGTGCGGCGGTGCTCTCCGTGGGCGGCGCCCTGGCCGGGCCCACCGGCCTGGTCCGCTACGCCGGCGGCGCCCGCGCCGAGGTGCTGCACCAGCACCCCTCGGTGATCGCCAGTGGGCGGGTCGCCGACGCGGGCCGAGTGCAGGCCTGGGTCTGCGGCTCCGGACTGGGCACCGGTGCCGACGCGGCGGCCGAGCTGCGTGCCGTACTGGCCGCCCCGGTTCCGGTGGTGCTCGACGCCGACGCCCTGACCCTGCTGGTGGACGGCTCGCTCGCCGACCGCCTGCGCGGCCGGGACGCGCCCATCGTCGTCACCCCGCACGACCGGGAGTTCACGCGCCTCTGCGGGGAGGAACCGGGCGCCGACCGGGTCGGCGCCGCGCTGCGGCTGGCCGCCTGGATGAACGCGGTGGTGCTGCTCAAGGGCGACCGCACGGTGATCGGCACACCGGACGGTCGGGCGTACGTCAACCCGACCGGCACCCCGGCGCTGGCCACCGGCGGCACCGGCGACGTGTTGGCCGGGCTGCTCGGCTCGCTGCTGGCGGCCGGGGTGCCCGCCGATCGGGCCGCCGCCTCGGCCGCGTACCTGCATGGGCTCGCCGGGCGGGAGGCGGCCCGGAGCGGGCCGGTGACCGCGCCCGACGTGGCGACAGCGTTGCGTCCGGTGCTGGCCCGGCTGGGCTGA
- a CDS encoding pyridoxal phosphate-dependent aminotransferase, with product MTSTDVDPLVARMRPFGTTIFAEMSALAVRTGAVNLGQGFPDTDGPPEMLAAAAEALRGGQNQYPPGPGIPALRAAVAAHQRRFHDLAYDPDGEIVITAGATEAVAASILGLCEPGDEVVCFEPYYDSYAASIALAGAVRRPVTLRPTADGRYAFDRAALRAAFGPRTRLVLLNSPHNPTGKVFTPAELALVAELCQEFGAYAVTDEVYEHLVFTDASSPHVPLASLPGMRERTLRISSAGKTFSCTGWKVGWASGPAALVSALLRVKQFLTYVNAAPLQPAVAVALALPDDYYTGFRDSLQQRRDQLVGGLTDAGFEVLDSEGTYFVTADITALGGRDGVEFCLSLPERCGVVAVPTQVFYDDTDAGRRLVRFAFCKRPEVLTEAVNRLRTLAPAR from the coding sequence ATGACGAGCACCGATGTCGACCCGCTGGTGGCCCGGATGCGGCCATTCGGCACGACGATCTTCGCCGAGATGTCCGCCCTCGCCGTACGCACCGGCGCGGTCAACCTCGGGCAGGGCTTTCCCGACACCGACGGCCCGCCGGAGATGCTGGCCGCCGCCGCCGAGGCGCTGCGCGGCGGGCAGAACCAGTACCCGCCCGGTCCGGGGATCCCCGCCCTGCGCGCGGCCGTCGCGGCCCATCAGCGGCGGTTCCACGACCTGGCGTACGACCCGGACGGCGAGATCGTGATCACGGCGGGCGCGACGGAGGCGGTAGCGGCGAGCATCCTCGGCCTCTGCGAACCGGGCGACGAGGTGGTCTGCTTCGAGCCGTACTACGACTCGTACGCCGCCTCGATCGCACTGGCCGGCGCGGTCCGCCGGCCGGTGACGCTGCGTCCCACGGCCGACGGCCGGTACGCCTTCGACAGGGCGGCGTTGCGTGCGGCGTTCGGCCCGCGCACCCGGCTCGTGCTGCTGAACTCACCGCACAATCCGACCGGGAAGGTCTTCACCCCGGCCGAGTTGGCGCTGGTAGCCGAGTTGTGCCAGGAGTTCGGCGCGTACGCGGTCACCGACGAGGTGTACGAGCACCTGGTCTTCACCGACGCGTCGAGCCCGCACGTGCCACTGGCCAGCCTGCCCGGGATGCGGGAGCGGACGCTGCGCATCTCGTCGGCCGGCAAGACGTTCTCCTGCACGGGGTGGAAGGTCGGCTGGGCGAGCGGCCCGGCGGCGCTGGTCTCGGCGCTGCTCCGGGTGAAGCAGTTCCTCACCTATGTCAACGCCGCGCCGCTGCAACCGGCGGTGGCTGTGGCGTTGGCCCTGCCGGACGACTACTACACCGGCTTCCGGGACAGCCTCCAGCAGCGGCGCGACCAGCTCGTCGGTGGCCTCACCGACGCCGGGTTCGAGGTGCTCGACTCGGAGGGGACGTACTTCGTCACCGCCGACATCACGGCCCTGGGCGGCCGGGACGGGGTGGAGTTCTGCCTGTCGTTGCCGGAGCGCTGTGGCGTGGTGGCGGTGCCCACCCAGGTCTTCTACGACGACACCGACGCGGGTCGGCGGCTGGTCAGGTTCGCCTTCTGCAAGCGCCCCGAGGTGCTGACCGAGGCGGTCAACCGACTGCGCACCCTGGCTCCGGCGCGCTGA